The following proteins are encoded in a genomic region of Sphingopyxis sp. YF1:
- the dacB gene encoding D-alanyl-D-alanine carboxypeptidase/D-alanyl-D-alanine-endopeptidase — translation MTASKTYLAPAMAVLLLTLAPVQARTPATPAATTTLPVLAEQKLAEGPAGTRFGLLVTTLDGEELVSIAPDQRFIPASNTKMFTTAIAYAQLPLLESTAKGAGVRLETGAGGATDVVLHGRGDARLSSADDCTTDCLQTLADAVAAKTRHVRNVIGDDSWFPDERWSPGMSWNNIQSRYGTGVSALTLDDNELVARVAPGAIGTAPALQTWGYYTIENRVTTVPGKDEAIVADRMPNSRTLRLTGTLGVDAPPMTLRYGIDDPAHYAAWRLAELLRARGVRVDGEIAVRHRPLSPADDPATRKDAPVVLPAEPAMLAELPSPSLAENMVRINKESQNLHTELMLRRVARQAGSGSIADGQAVMQRVMAEAGLDRTSYDFSDGSGMSTYNRITPRAAVGLLRWIARQPWAAAWRDTLPVAGRDGTLQNRFKGTFLEGRLFAKTGSLNASRALSGYLVTRSGRTLIFSALANDMPDGTDGQATAAVDDALVAIAEAL, via the coding sequence ATGACGGCATCGAAGACATATCTGGCCCCGGCGATGGCGGTGCTGCTGCTGACGCTTGCTCCCGTGCAGGCCCGCACCCCCGCGACTCCGGCGGCAACGACGACGCTGCCGGTGCTGGCCGAACAGAAGCTGGCAGAGGGACCGGCGGGAACGCGTTTCGGACTTTTGGTCACGACGCTCGACGGCGAGGAATTGGTATCGATCGCGCCCGACCAGCGTTTCATTCCCGCGTCGAACACCAAGATGTTCACGACCGCCATCGCCTATGCGCAATTGCCGCTGCTCGAAAGCACGGCCAAGGGTGCGGGAGTGCGGCTCGAAACAGGCGCCGGCGGCGCGACCGACGTCGTCCTTCACGGCCGCGGCGACGCGCGCCTGTCGAGCGCCGACGACTGCACGACCGATTGCCTGCAAACGCTCGCCGATGCGGTCGCGGCCAAGACCCGCCACGTCCGCAACGTCATCGGCGACGACAGCTGGTTCCCCGACGAACGCTGGAGCCCGGGGATGAGCTGGAACAATATCCAGTCGCGCTACGGTACGGGCGTGTCGGCGTTGACGCTCGACGACAATGAACTCGTGGCCAGGGTGGCGCCCGGCGCGATCGGCACCGCACCGGCGCTTCAGACGTGGGGCTATTACACCATCGAGAATCGTGTCACGACGGTTCCGGGCAAGGATGAGGCGATCGTCGCCGACCGCATGCCGAACAGTCGCACGCTGCGCCTGACCGGGACTCTCGGGGTCGACGCGCCGCCGATGACGCTGCGGTACGGCATCGACGATCCGGCGCATTATGCCGCGTGGCGCCTCGCCGAACTTCTCCGTGCCCGCGGGGTACGCGTCGATGGCGAGATCGCGGTGCGCCACCGTCCACTGAGCCCCGCCGACGACCCGGCAACCCGCAAGGATGCGCCGGTTGTCCTGCCCGCCGAACCCGCGATGCTCGCCGAACTGCCTTCCCCCTCGCTCGCCGAGAATATGGTGCGGATCAACAAGGAGAGCCAGAACCTCCACACCGAATTGATGCTGCGCCGCGTCGCGCGACAGGCGGGCAGCGGCTCGATCGCCGACGGGCAGGCGGTGATGCAGCGGGTGATGGCCGAGGCCGGGCTGGATCGTACCAGCTATGACTTTTCGGACGGGTCGGGCATGTCGACCTACAACCGTATCACGCCGCGGGCCGCAGTCGGCCTGTTACGCTGGATCGCGCGCCAGCCGTGGGCCGCGGCCTGGCGCGACACGCTGCCGGTCGCCGGGCGCGACGGCACGCTGCAGAACCGCTTCAAGGGCACGTTTCTCGAGGGGCGCTTGTTCGCCAAGACCGGATCGCTCAACGCTTCGCGCGCACTGTCGGGCTATCTCGTCACACGCAGCGGACGAACGCTGATCTTCTCGGCGCTCGCCAACGACATGCCCGACGGGACCGACGGCCAGGCCACCGCCGCGGTCGACGACGCGCTCGTCGCGATCGCCGAGGCGCTCTAG
- a CDS encoding serine hydrolase domain-containing protein, producing the protein MTIDTVCDRAFAPALDAVESGRIPGATLGVIDARGRSAVRLAGMAALIPAREVLTRDHWFDLASLSKVIATTVMILTLAEQGRLDLDRPLTDAIPDLRQYDVAGAAERRLTFRDCLMHRTFLPAVEPIYTYGDDPARLRAFVLQREWRHGPPVYSDINYILLGIAIERITGAALSDWPLGTGLGFGPPPGPAVATEYCSWRVRVMQGEVHDENAYALGGAPGHAGLFGTIDGVLGFAHAMLDGSMLSKAMLAEVRTAQERHRTCGWERAFAGWHGGDACSRDTIGHTGFTGTGLWIDFERGLAWALLTNRVHPTRHADSGIMTLRPAVGDQIISAWDAWETT; encoded by the coding sequence ATGACGATCGACACCGTCTGCGACCGGGCCTTTGCACCCGCGCTCGACGCCGTCGAGAGCGGTCGGATTCCCGGCGCGACGCTCGGCGTCATCGATGCCCGCGGCCGTAGCGCGGTACGCCTCGCCGGCATGGCGGCGCTGATCCCCGCCCGCGAGGTGCTGACGCGCGACCACTGGTTCGATCTCGCGTCGCTGAGCAAGGTGATCGCGACGACCGTAATGATCCTCACGCTGGCCGAGCAGGGTCGGCTCGATCTCGACCGTCCCCTGACCGACGCCATCCCCGACCTGCGCCAATATGACGTCGCGGGCGCCGCCGAACGACGGCTGACCTTTCGCGACTGCCTGATGCACCGGACTTTCCTGCCCGCGGTCGAACCCATCTATACCTATGGCGACGATCCGGCGCGGTTGCGCGCTTTCGTGCTCCAGCGCGAATGGCGCCACGGGCCGCCCGTCTATTCGGACATCAATTACATCCTGCTCGGCATCGCAATCGAGCGGATCACCGGCGCGGCGCTTTCGGACTGGCCGCTCGGGACGGGACTCGGTTTCGGCCCGCCGCCCGGCCCCGCAGTCGCGACCGAATATTGCAGCTGGCGCGTGCGCGTGATGCAGGGCGAAGTGCACGACGAAAATGCCTATGCGCTTGGGGGCGCGCCGGGCCATGCCGGACTGTTCGGCACGATCGACGGCGTGCTCGGTTTTGCGCATGCGATGCTCGACGGATCGATGCTGTCGAAGGCGATGCTGGCCGAGGTCCGCACCGCACAGGAAAGGCATCGCACCTGCGGCTGGGAACGCGCCTTCGCCGGATGGCACGGCGGCGACGCCTGCTCGCGCGATACCATCGGCCACACCGGCTTTACCGGCACCGGCCTGTGGATCGATTTCGAGCGCGGGCTCGCCTGGGCCCTGCTGACCAACCGGGTGCATCCGACCCGGCACGCCGACAGCGGCATCATGACATTGCGCCCCGCGGTGGGCGATCAGATCATTTCAGCCTGGGACGCATGGGAGACGACATGA
- a CDS encoding permease: MTAAAIDASGLAGAGEALDTSARPSARRLFGLYLLLGFSAGLPFYMFNAVLTLRLARHGVDIVVIGFFAWIALLPTFKFAWAPLVERYDVPGFSRFWGRRRGWIMLSQLGIFLSMAAMAFTSSDKSLPLTALFAILLAFWTTTLEVAADGWRIELAPDQAAQAPIVAANLWGYRSAMVAAGSGAILVAAWADWTIAYLVIAFAAFLPFPILAAMRPEREGAGGRMAALAGGTLASLLILLATALVTAAVGWTLLSAVQGAGLSAKTNVTPAVLAIALLPFVALALALPRIIRLPAGALSAKAGFATPYVELFWRYRYAVLAVLAFVSLYRMGDVLTLTLSHPLWNEKGYSLHQIGIADGVVALSASMAGVALGGFLSTRLPLGWTLGIGAVTAAAGNWIYVWLWHSDPSAFVLYTSVAVDQFGNGFAGAVFVIYLSMLVSPAYPGAQYALLSGFAFLLPRLLAGASGSMQTQIGYDGFFLLSGALSFAAIFLLPLIVRVKARVPE, from the coding sequence GTGACCGCTGCCGCGATCGACGCGAGCGGCCTCGCGGGGGCAGGCGAGGCCTTGGACACATCGGCCAGACCATCGGCCCGGCGCCTGTTCGGGCTGTACCTGCTGCTCGGCTTTTCGGCCGGCCTGCCCTTCTACATGTTCAACGCGGTGCTGACGCTGCGCCTCGCACGCCACGGGGTCGATATCGTCGTCATCGGCTTCTTCGCGTGGATCGCGTTGCTGCCGACTTTCAAATTCGCCTGGGCGCCGCTGGTCGAGCGCTATGACGTGCCCGGCTTTTCGCGCTTCTGGGGGCGGCGGCGCGGGTGGATCATGCTCTCGCAACTCGGGATCTTCCTGTCGATGGCGGCGATGGCCTTCACCTCAAGCGACAAGAGCCTGCCACTCACCGCGCTGTTCGCGATCCTGCTCGCCTTCTGGACGACGACGCTCGAGGTCGCCGCCGACGGATGGCGCATCGAACTGGCGCCCGATCAGGCCGCACAGGCGCCGATCGTCGCCGCAAACCTGTGGGGGTATCGCAGCGCGATGGTGGCGGCAGGCAGCGGCGCGATCCTCGTTGCGGCGTGGGCCGACTGGACGATCGCCTATCTGGTCATCGCCTTCGCGGCCTTCCTGCCCTTTCCGATCCTCGCCGCGATGCGCCCCGAACGCGAAGGTGCGGGCGGACGCATGGCGGCGCTGGCCGGCGGCACGCTCGCCAGCCTGCTCATCCTGCTCGCAACCGCGCTCGTCACCGCCGCCGTCGGCTGGACCTTGCTGTCCGCGGTGCAAGGCGCAGGCCTGTCGGCGAAGACCAATGTCACGCCGGCCGTTCTCGCCATCGCGCTGCTGCCCTTTGTGGCGCTGGCGCTGGCGTTGCCGCGGATCATCCGCCTGCCCGCGGGCGCCCTGTCCGCGAAGGCCGGTTTCGCCACCCCCTATGTCGAACTCTTCTGGCGCTACCGTTATGCCGTGCTCGCGGTGCTCGCCTTCGTCTCGCTCTATCGCATGGGCGACGTGCTGACGCTGACGCTGTCGCACCCGCTGTGGAACGAGAAAGGCTACAGCCTGCACCAGATCGGCATCGCCGACGGCGTGGTCGCGCTGTCGGCGAGCATGGCGGGGGTTGCCCTCGGCGGGTTTCTGTCGACGCGACTGCCGCTCGGCTGGACACTCGGCATCGGCGCCGTCACCGCCGCGGCAGGCAACTGGATCTATGTCTGGCTCTGGCACAGCGATCCGTCGGCCTTCGTGCTCTACACGTCGGTCGCGGTCGACCAATTCGGCAACGGTTTCGCTGGCGCGGTCTTCGTCATCTATCTGTCGATGCTGGTCAGCCCGGCCTATCCGGGGGCGCAATATGCGCTGCTGTCGGGCTTCGCCTTCCTGTTGCCGCGCCTGCTCGCAGGGGCATCGGGCTCGATGCAGACCCAGATCGGCTACGACGGCTTCTTCCTGCTGTCGGGCGCGTTGAGCTTTGCCGCGATCTTCCTCCTTCCCCTGATCGTCCGCGTGAAGGCGCGCGTGCCCGAATGA
- the dgcN gene encoding N-acetyltransferase DgcN: MIASPYLLYLGHVNDEVGIKTSRGLAVFRPDECVGEFRHDDCELTLGLPRMDFAEAVAAGARTLVLGIANAGGKLGDDLVRDALAALAAGLDVASGLHNRLRDEPVLVEAAARHGRELHDVRDPRSDIPVGNGKPRAGKRLLTVGTDCSVGKMYATLCLEKGMRARGLKADFRATGQTGILIAGSGVPLDAVIADFISGAIEQISPARDDDGWDLIEGQGSLFHPSFAGVSTGLLHGAQPDALLLCHDPVRPHMRGLPHYSLPGLKETLEANLQVARLTNPAVQAVGIALNTSKLSPDEAARLCAATADALGLPCTDPFAHGVDPIVDRIIACFEPSSRVATPSL, translated from the coding sequence ATGATCGCGAGTCCCTATCTTCTCTATCTCGGCCATGTGAACGACGAGGTCGGCATCAAGACCTCGCGCGGGCTGGCGGTGTTCCGGCCCGACGAATGCGTCGGCGAATTTCGTCACGACGATTGCGAACTGACGCTGGGCCTGCCGCGCATGGATTTTGCCGAAGCCGTGGCGGCGGGCGCAAGGACGCTCGTCCTCGGCATCGCCAACGCCGGCGGCAAGCTCGGCGACGATCTGGTACGCGACGCGCTCGCGGCGCTTGCGGCGGGACTCGATGTCGCGTCGGGTCTGCACAACCGGCTGCGCGACGAGCCTGTTCTGGTCGAGGCGGCGGCGCGCCACGGGCGCGAGCTTCACGACGTGCGCGATCCGCGATCCGATATTCCGGTCGGAAACGGCAAGCCGCGCGCGGGCAAGCGCCTGCTGACGGTCGGCACCGACTGTTCGGTGGGCAAGATGTACGCGACCCTGTGCCTTGAAAAGGGGATGCGCGCGCGCGGGCTGAAAGCCGATTTTCGCGCGACCGGGCAGACGGGCATCCTGATCGCGGGCAGCGGCGTTCCGCTCGACGCGGTGATCGCCGATTTCATTTCGGGCGCGATCGAGCAGATTTCGCCGGCACGCGACGACGACGGCTGGGATCTGATCGAGGGGCAGGGCTCGCTCTTCCACCCCTCCTTTGCGGGTGTCTCGACGGGCCTGCTGCACGGCGCGCAGCCCGATGCGCTGTTGCTGTGTCATGACCCGGTGCGGCCGCACATGCGCGGGCTTCCGCATTATTCGCTGCCCGGTCTCAAGGAAACGCTGGAGGCCAATCTTCAGGTCGCGCGACTGACCAACCCCGCGGTGCAGGCGGTGGGGATCGCGCTGAACACGTCCAAGCTTTCGCCGGACGAGGCTGCGCGCCTTTGCGCCGCGACGGCGGACGCGCTCGGGCTGCCGTGCACCGACCCGTTCGCCCACGGCGTGGACCCCATCGTCGACAGGATCATCGCATGTTTCGAACCATCGTCGCGCGTAGCGACGCCTTCCCTCTAG
- the dgcA gene encoding N-acetyl-D-Glu racemase DgcA — translation MFRTIVARSDAFPLARPFRISRGVKTVADVVTVEISAGDVTGRGEAVPYPRYGETIAGALDAIAAAEGAIAGGATRDELLGLMPAGAARNAVDCALWDFETRLTGRSVTQRLGLPDIGPTPTAMTVGLGSLQSMSAAARELADFPLIKIKVDRSDPEAQIRVVRDAAPKPRVIVDPNESWTIAEVERLQPLLAELRIDLLEQPLPADADAALEGFRPLVPIAADESAHVAGDVGALASKYQVVNIKLDKTGGLTGALALADAAAAAGLGVMTGSMISTSLSIAPALVIAARSSFVDLDGPLWLAADRAGGVHGVQGVLTPPAAGFWGTV, via the coding sequence ATGTTTCGAACCATCGTCGCGCGTAGCGACGCCTTCCCTCTAGCGCGCCCCTTTCGCATATCGCGCGGGGTGAAGACGGTGGCCGATGTGGTCACAGTCGAGATTTCGGCCGGCGATGTCACGGGGCGCGGCGAGGCGGTGCCCTATCCGCGCTATGGCGAGACGATTGCCGGCGCGCTCGATGCCATTGCGGCGGCTGAAGGCGCGATCGCCGGCGGGGCGACGCGCGATGAACTGCTCGGCCTGATGCCCGCCGGAGCCGCGCGCAACGCAGTCGATTGCGCGCTCTGGGACTTCGAAACCAGGCTCACCGGCCGCAGCGTCACCCAGCGTCTGGGGCTCCCCGATATCGGCCCCACCCCGACCGCGATGACCGTCGGCCTCGGCTCGCTCCAGTCGATGTCGGCGGCGGCGCGCGAGCTCGCCGATTTCCCGCTGATCAAGATCAAGGTCGACCGCTCCGATCCCGAGGCGCAGATCCGCGTGGTGCGCGACGCGGCGCCGAAGCCGCGCGTCATCGTCGATCCCAATGAAAGCTGGACGATCGCCGAGGTCGAGCGGCTGCAGCCCCTGCTCGCCGAACTGCGGATCGACCTTCTCGAACAGCCATTGCCTGCGGACGCCGATGCGGCGCTCGAAGGCTTCCGGCCGCTCGTCCCGATCGCCGCCGATGAATCGGCGCATGTCGCGGGCGATGTCGGGGCGCTCGCGAGCAAATATCAGGTCGTCAACATCAAGCTCGACAAAACGGGCGGCCTGACCGGCGCGCTTGCGCTCGCGGATGCCGCCGCCGCCGCGGGGCTCGGCGTGATGACCGGCAGCATGATTTCGACCTCGCTGTCGATCGCCCCCGCGTTGGTCATCGCGGCGCGCTCCTCCTTCGTCGACCTCGACGGGCCGCTGTGGCTCGCGGCCGACCGCGCCGGCGGCGTCCACGGCGTCCAAGGTGTGTTGACACCGCCCGCTGCGGGCTTTTGGGGGACGGTCTGA
- a CDS encoding amidohydrolase family protein yields MIRHIKFTAATVALLSATAFFVPHGVAEPQGGADLLLRGGTVYTGDAAPFRGDVAIRGERIVYVGPKAPGTAVRTIDATGLIVAPGFIDPHAHVNDALASKDPATRLVLPFLTQGVTTAFIGVDGGGSPDVARIFGIADSGAGGDGEAGLEQSSRDFGINFGAYVGLGAVRSQVVGAADRPPTAAELGQMTALVDKAMCDGALGLSTGLFYAPQSYARRDEVVALAKVAAARGGIYDSHIRDESSYTIGLAGAVEEALAVGRGAGIPVHIAHIKALGVDVHGQAGAIIARIEKAQKAGQVVHADQYPWSASGTGLSAALLPRWAQDGGRAAMLERFDDAATMARMRPEIAENLRRRGGAAALLITSGPAAFEGKTLEQVATDRKIDPVDAAILILKQREAGVASFNQDEADIAAFMARPWVVTSSDASQGHPRYYASYARKYATYVKEKGVLDLGTFIRQSSFATARLFGLEGRGELKAGAFADVIAFDPATFAPRADYAHPALFSTGMRFVTVNGALAIENGEPTGRAGGWPLPRKAAGAGCR; encoded by the coding sequence ATGATCCGCCATATCAAGTTCACCGCGGCAACGGTCGCGCTTCTTTCCGCGACCGCCTTTTTCGTTCCCCATGGTGTGGCCGAACCGCAAGGCGGTGCCGATCTCCTGCTGCGCGGCGGGACGGTCTATACCGGCGATGCCGCCCCCTTTCGCGGCGACGTCGCCATTCGCGGCGAGCGGATCGTCTATGTCGGTCCGAAGGCGCCGGGCACCGCGGTCCGGACCATCGATGCGACGGGGCTGATCGTCGCGCCCGGCTTCATCGACCCGCACGCGCATGTGAACGACGCGCTGGCGTCGAAGGACCCCGCGACGCGGCTGGTGCTGCCTTTCCTGACCCAGGGGGTGACCACCGCCTTCATCGGCGTCGACGGAGGCGGCAGTCCCGATGTCGCGCGCATCTTCGGAATTGCCGATTCCGGGGCAGGCGGCGATGGCGAGGCGGGGCTCGAACAATCCTCGCGCGACTTCGGCATCAATTTCGGGGCCTATGTCGGCCTTGGCGCGGTGCGTTCGCAGGTGGTCGGTGCCGCCGATCGTCCGCCGACGGCGGCCGAGCTCGGGCAGATGACCGCACTGGTCGACAAGGCGATGTGCGACGGGGCCCTCGGCCTGTCGACCGGGCTGTTCTATGCGCCGCAGAGCTATGCAAGGCGCGACGAGGTCGTTGCACTGGCCAAGGTCGCAGCGGCGCGCGGCGGTATATATGACAGCCATATCCGCGACGAATCATCCTATACGATCGGGCTGGCCGGCGCGGTCGAAGAGGCGCTCGCGGTCGGGCGCGGCGCCGGCATCCCGGTCCATATCGCGCATATCAAGGCGCTGGGCGTCGACGTCCATGGCCAGGCAGGCGCGATCATCGCGCGGATCGAGAAAGCGCAGAAGGCGGGGCAGGTCGTTCACGCCGATCAATATCCGTGGTCGGCCTCGGGCACCGGGCTGTCGGCGGCGCTGTTGCCGCGCTGGGCGCAGGACGGCGGACGCGCGGCGATGCTGGAGCGCTTCGACGATGCCGCTACGATGGCGCGCATGCGCCCCGAGATTGCCGAGAATCTTCGCCGCCGCGGCGGCGCGGCGGCGCTGCTCATCACCTCCGGCCCTGCGGCCTTCGAGGGCAAGACGCTCGAACAGGTGGCGACCGACCGCAAGATCGATCCTGTCGACGCGGCGATCCTCATCCTGAAGCAACGCGAGGCCGGCGTCGCCTCCTTCAATCAGGACGAAGCCGACATCGCCGCCTTCATGGCGCGCCCGTGGGTCGTGACCAGCTCGGACGCCTCGCAGGGGCATCCGCGCTACTACGCGTCCTACGCGCGCAAATATGCGACCTATGTGAAGGAAAAGGGTGTTCTCGATCTCGGTACCTTCATCCGGCAGAGCAGCTTCGCGACCGCGCGCCTGTTCGGGCTCGAAGGGCGCGGTGAGCTCAAGGCGGGGGCTTTCGCCGACGTGATCGCTTTCGATCCCGCGACCTTTGCGCCCCGCGCCGACTATGCGCATCCCGCGCTCTTCTCGACCGGCATGCGGTTCGTCACGGTCAACGGGGCGCTGGCGATCGAAAATGGCGAGCCCACGGGGCGAGCGGGCGGGTGGCCATTGCCGCGCAAGGCGGCCGGGGCCGGATGCCGATAG
- a CDS encoding LysR family transcriptional regulator: protein MNLRHIEIFYAVYTNGSVSAAARALNISQPSVSKTLRHAESILGFPLFERANGRLVATEDAHALFEEVSEIQDRVHALREGARNLRRGAGMMLRISALPSLALGVLPEAVARFLSDHPHVNFDLQTVHHDDLVRKLLERETDVAIAVEVPQNAPIGSRWLGEGELVVLYREAEIPDAPPRLALGDLREHHFISVAASGPIGQMFVEEQRRLGLEFDHAMSARTFYIATALVRAGVGLTVVDSFTAQAALAPGLAIRPLTPPLTFDLYAMYLHNRPPTALATDFLKLVAQVIDDI, encoded by the coding sequence ATGAACCTGCGCCACATCGAGATATTCTATGCCGTCTATACCAACGGATCGGTCAGCGCGGCGGCGCGCGCGCTGAACATCTCGCAGCCGTCGGTGTCGAAGACGCTCCGCCACGCCGAATCGATCCTGGGGTTCCCGCTGTTCGAACGCGCCAACGGCCGCCTTGTCGCAACCGAAGACGCACACGCGCTGTTCGAGGAAGTCAGCGAAATCCAGGATCGCGTCCACGCGCTGCGCGAAGGCGCGCGCAATCTGCGGCGTGGTGCGGGCATGATGCTGCGCATATCGGCGCTGCCGTCGCTCGCGCTCGGGGTGCTGCCGGAAGCGGTCGCGCGCTTCCTGTCCGATCACCCGCATGTCAATTTCGACCTGCAGACGGTGCATCACGACGATCTTGTCCGCAAATTGCTCGAGCGCGAAACCGATGTCGCGATCGCGGTCGAGGTGCCGCAGAATGCGCCGATCGGCAGCCGCTGGCTGGGCGAAGGCGAACTGGTCGTCCTCTACCGCGAAGCCGAAATCCCCGATGCGCCGCCGCGGCTCGCGCTCGGCGACCTGCGCGAGCATCATTTCATCAGCGTCGCCGCCAGCGGCCCGATCGGTCAGATGTTCGTCGAGGAGCAGCGACGGCTGGGGCTCGAATTCGACCATGCGATGTCGGCGCGGACCTTCTACATCGCGACCGCGCTGGTGCGCGCGGGGGTCGGGCTGACCGTCGTCGACAGCTTCACCGCGCAGGCCGCGCTGGCGCCGGGGCTGGCGATCCGCCCGCTCACGCCGCCGCTGACGTTCGACCTGTACGCGATGTATCTGCACAACCGTCCGCCGACCGCGCTCGCGACCGACTTTCTGAAGCTCGTCGCGCAGGTCATCGACGATATATAG
- a CDS encoding dicarboxylate/amino acid:cation symporter, protein MRRWFAIPLWKRVLGGLVAGLALALVWPEAAPKVAVLGDLFVRAIRMLVAPIVLVTIAAGITALADPKRLGPLGGRTVGLFALTTAIAVSVGMAVAMLIEPGVGVPVGDAVPKALGEPVPLYDQLVGIVPLNIVEALVKGDMLALIFVAILVGVGTVLAGEPGKPFANLLQSLSAVLLKIVGLVMEATPIGVFALIANAVAANGAAVFVNIGWLALAVVVGSLIQIVFVHSLILRLLARLPVIPFFRGIIDALVVAFSTASSSATLPVAMTVAGRNLGVSPSVYSTVLPLGASIGKDGTAMYVGLLSIFSLQAFGLPIDAGVLAIVLLTGALAAFGTAPVPSASLFMLTAVLSAVGVAPEQTALIVGFVLPFDRLLDMTRTVPSASANLTVATTVARWEGELDEAVYRAPPQR, encoded by the coding sequence ATGCGCCGCTGGTTCGCCATTCCGCTTTGGAAGCGCGTGCTCGGCGGGCTCGTCGCCGGGCTGGCCCTCGCGCTCGTCTGGCCCGAAGCCGCGCCGAAGGTGGCGGTGCTCGGCGATCTGTTCGTGCGCGCGATCCGCATGCTCGTCGCGCCGATCGTGCTCGTCACCATCGCCGCGGGCATCACCGCGCTCGCCGATCCGAAGCGGCTCGGGCCGCTCGGCGGCCGGACGGTCGGGCTGTTCGCGCTGACCACCGCCATCGCGGTGTCGGTCGGCATGGCGGTCGCGATGCTGATCGAGCCGGGCGTCGGCGTTCCCGTCGGCGACGCGGTGCCCAAGGCGCTCGGCGAACCCGTACCGCTCTACGACCAGCTTGTCGGCATCGTCCCGCTCAATATCGTCGAGGCGCTGGTGAAGGGCGACATGCTGGCGCTGATCTTCGTCGCGATCCTCGTCGGGGTCGGCACCGTGCTCGCGGGCGAGCCGGGCAAGCCCTTTGCCAATCTGCTCCAGTCGCTTTCGGCGGTGCTGCTCAAGATCGTCGGGCTGGTGATGGAAGCGACGCCGATCGGCGTCTTTGCGCTGATCGCCAATGCCGTCGCCGCCAATGGCGCGGCGGTCTTCGTCAATATCGGCTGGCTTGCGCTCGCGGTCGTCGTCGGGTCGCTGATCCAGATCGTCTTCGTGCACAGCCTGATCCTGCGGTTGCTGGCGCGGTTGCCGGTAATCCCCTTTTTTCGCGGTATCATCGACGCGCTGGTGGTCGCTTTTTCGACCGCTTCCTCTTCGGCGACGCTGCCCGTCGCGATGACGGTTGCGGGTCGCAATCTGGGGGTTTCGCCCAGCGTCTATTCGACCGTGCTGCCGCTCGGCGCGAGCATCGGCAAGGACGGCACCGCCATGTATGTCGGGCTGCTCAGCATCTTCAGCCTGCAGGCGTTCGGGTTGCCGATCGACGCGGGCGTGCTCGCGATCGTGCTGCTGACCGGGGCGCTCGCCGCCTTCGGCACCGCGCCGGTGCCCTCGGCGTCGCTCTTCATGCTCACGGCGGTGCTGTCGGCGGTGGGCGTCGCGCCCGAGCAGACCGCGCTGATCGTCGGTTTCGTGCTGCCGTTCGATCGCCTGCTCGACATGACGCGCACGGTGCCGAGCGCGAGTGCGAACCTGACCGTCGCGACGACGGTCGCGCGCTGGGAAGGCGAACTTGATGAAGCGGTCTACCGCGCGCCGCCGCAGCGCTGA
- a CDS encoding tRNA (guanine(46)-N(7))-methyltransferase TrmB, whose protein sequence is MTAHKPGDPTTLNRLYGRAKGKPLRAGQQDLIDTLLPQIAVPAEGEVTAERLFGYDRPLHFEIGFGGGEHMAGRADMLPDHGFIGAEPFVNGVAQALVHVAGDHGARLPLGNVRIHHGDALEVLRRIPDGALSFAYLLHPDPWPKARHAKRRMMNDGPLDLIAAKLKPGGEFRFGTDHPVYLEHALMVMRRHRHQFEWLAKDAKDFLTRPAGWPETRYEAKARAQGHEVWYFRYRRKGAE, encoded by the coding sequence ATGACAGCCCACAAGCCCGGTGATCCGACCACATTGAACCGCCTCTACGGCCGCGCCAAAGGCAAGCCCCTGCGCGCCGGCCAGCAAGACTTGATCGACACGCTGCTGCCGCAGATCGCGGTCCCCGCCGAGGGCGAGGTGACCGCCGAACGGCTGTTCGGCTATGATCGCCCGCTCCACTTCGAAATCGGCTTCGGTGGCGGCGAGCATATGGCGGGGCGGGCAGACATGCTGCCCGACCATGGCTTCATCGGCGCCGAACCCTTCGTCAACGGCGTCGCACAGGCGCTCGTCCATGTCGCGGGCGATCATGGCGCCCGCCTCCCGCTCGGCAACGTCCGCATCCATCATGGCGACGCGCTCGAGGTGCTCCGCCGCATCCCCGACGGCGCGCTCAGCTTCGCCTATCTGCTCCACCCCGACCCCTGGCCCAAGGCACGCCATGCCAAGCGGCGGATGATGAACGACGGCCCGCTCGACCTGATCGCCGCGAAGCTGAAACCCGGCGGCGAATTCCGCTTTGGCACCGACCATCCCGTCTATCTCGAGCATGCGCTGATGGTGATGCGCCGCCATCGCCATCAGTTCGAATGGCTGGCGAAGGACGCGAAGGACTTCCTGACCCGCCCCGCAGGCTGGCCCGAAACACGCTACGAAGCCAAGGCCCGCGCGCAGGGGCACGAGGTCTGGTATTTCCGTTACCGCCGCAAGGGCGCCGAATAG